The proteins below come from a single bacterium genomic window:
- a CDS encoding DUF1801 domain-containing protein: MKAQGKTVKDILLNVPEDRFKSFNKLHDVIVKNLPKGFEPAISYGGLGYVVPHKLYPAGYHCKPEEPLPFAGIASQKGSINFYHMGIYSDPKLLKWFVGEYPKHSRQKLDMGKSCVRFKKIEEIPYELIGALMKKMSVKEWIAMYEKNYLRKSNKK, encoded by the coding sequence ATGAAAGCACAAGGCAAAACCGTTAAGGATATTTTATTAAACGTACCCGAGGATAGGTTCAAATCTTTTAATAAACTGCACGATGTCATCGTAAAAAACCTGCCCAAAGGATTTGAACCCGCCATTAGTTACGGCGGACTGGGTTATGTGGTGCCGCATAAACTGTACCCTGCAGGCTACCATTGCAAGCCTGAAGAGCCGTTGCCTTTTGCCGGCATTGCCTCGCAAAAAGGATCCATTAATTTTTATCACATGGGCATTTACAGCGATCCGAAATTATTAAAATGGTTCGTGGGCGAATATCCTAAACACAGCAGACAAAAATTGGATATGGGTAAGAGCTGCGTGCGTTTTAAGAAGATAGAAGAGATACCTTACGAACTCATCGGTGCATTAATGAAAAAGATGAGCGTTAAGGAATGGATCGCGATGTATGAGAAAAATTATTTAAGGAAATCGAATAAGAAGTAA
- a CDS encoding DUF1572 domain-containing protein, with protein sequence MEKTTDKEFLNECKNRINSSFQRLYHCLEQLDDKQIWWRPNDKMNSIGILITHTCGAFRQWTITIMNNEEDVRDRPEEFLDDSKINKQELLQLATKLKSDFITAINNLDSSRLTEQRRIQGYDTTLMSAIFRALTHVEGHVGQVVLLTRIQLDHNYKIFWTPQTDEQRAERKNKH encoded by the coding sequence ATGGAAAAAACAACGGACAAAGAGTTTTTAAACGAATGTAAGAATAGGATAAACAGCTCCTTCCAACGACTTTATCATTGCCTCGAGCAACTTGATGACAAACAAATTTGGTGGCGGCCCAATGATAAAATGAATTCTATCGGGATACTCATTACGCACACTTGTGGAGCTTTCAGACAATGGACCATTACTATCATGAACAACGAAGAAGATGTGAGAGACAGGCCGGAGGAATTTTTAGACGACAGCAAGATAAATAAACAAGAATTGCTTCAGTTGGCGACAAAACTCAAATCTGATTTTATAACAGCAATCAATAATCTTGACTCTTCACGGCTTACCGAACAGAGACGTATACAGGGATACGATACAACGCTGATGAGCGCAATCTTCCGCGCACTTACACATGTAGAAGGACACGTCGGACAAGTAGTGTTGCTCACCAGAATTCAGTTGGACCATAATTATAAAATCTTTTGGACACCGCAGACCGATGAACAACGAGCGGAACGAAAAAACAAACATTAA
- a CDS encoding GNAT family N-acetyltransferase, producing the protein MNNERNEKTNIKILQTVFPAAKFPPPKILEDEILKIVPLIDRDFESLFEAASDPLIWEQHPTSDRYKREVFQLYFDEAISGKTAFLIIDKSTNKVIGSTRYYDYKPENSSIAIGYTFLARPYWGGLYNKSSKKLLIDYAFQFVDKIYFHIGANNIRSQLYQRQMVAGLCGKSRVVQK; encoded by the coding sequence ATGAACAACGAGCGGAACGAAAAAACAAACATTAAAATATTGCAGACAGTTTTTCCCGCGGCCAAGTTTCCGCCACCTAAAATTCTTGAGGATGAAATCTTAAAAATTGTTCCACTCATTGACAGGGACTTTGAAAGCCTATTTGAAGCAGCTTCTGATCCCTTAATTTGGGAACAACATCCTACCAGCGATCGATATAAAAGAGAGGTATTTCAACTCTATTTTGATGAAGCTATATCAGGTAAAACTGCTTTTTTAATAATTGACAAGTCAACTAATAAAGTCATTGGTTCAACGCGTTATTACGATTATAAACCTGAAAATTCGAGTATTGCGATTGGCTATACGTTTTTAGCAAGACCATATTGGGGTGGACTATATAATAAGTCTTCCAAAAAACTGCTCATTGACTATGCCTTTCAATTTGTTGACAAAATATATTTTCATATAGGAGCGAACAATATTCGTTCACAATTGTATCAAAGACAAATGGTCGCCGGGTTATGCGGCAAAAGTAGAGTGGTTCAAAAATAA
- a CDS encoding DUF4256 domain-containing protein produces MTNKNKLSPEQRKELLRTLKTRFEKNMNRHKSLEWAKVQAKLEAHTEKLWSLHEMERTGGEPDVVGHDKNTNEYLFYDCVAESPAGRRSFCYDREALESRKEHKPKNNVMDMAAAMGIELLTEEQYRELQKLGNFDTKTSSWVKTPPEIRKLGGAIFCDRRYDTVFVYHNGADSYYAARGFRGLLRV; encoded by the coding sequence ATGACAAATAAAAATAAGTTGTCACCGGAACAACGTAAAGAACTGCTCAGAACGTTGAAAACCCGTTTCGAGAAAAACATGAACCGCCACAAGAGTCTTGAATGGGCTAAAGTACAAGCAAAGTTGGAAGCTCATACTGAAAAACTGTGGTCGCTCCATGAAATGGAAAGAACCGGCGGTGAACCGGATGTAGTTGGCCATGATAAAAACACAAACGAATACTTGTTTTATGACTGTGTGGCGGAAAGCCCTGCCGGCCGCAGAAGCTTTTGTTACGATCGTGAAGCGCTGGAGTCAAGGAAAGAACATAAACCAAAAAATAATGTTATGGATATGGCAGCCGCCATGGGTATCGAACTTTTGACGGAAGAACAATATCGAGAATTGCAGAAACTTGGAAATTTCGATACGAAAACATCGAGCTGGGTAAAAACGCCTCCGGAGATCAGAAAACTCGGCGGCGCCATTTTTTGTGATCGCCGCTACGATACAGTCTTTGTCTATCACAACGGCGCAGATTCGTACTATGCCGCCAGAGGATTCCGCGGATTACTAAGAGTTTAA
- a CDS encoding MOSC domain-containing protein codes for MTTIGKIESLWRYPVKSMRGEEMSEIFVGFAGVYGDRCYAFKSSSARKGAPYLTASTQQHMLRYRPQFRYPERAAEPPNLTEAMSIEPGITYANGDIGDLMVDVITPSGTIVAIDDPKLVHMLSEGLSAQHQLSLVRSDRALTDCRPVSLISMQTVKQCEAEMKIPLDKRRFRANLYVDLSAGAGFAEDEFVGRKLRIGSQAVVAMLERDPRCKMLSLDPDTGEHNPDILRKIVNTHDNFAGVYCAVLVEGKIAKGDSVEILD; via the coding sequence ATGACAACTATTGGAAAAATTGAGAGCTTATGGCGTTATCCGGTCAAAAGCATGCGCGGTGAAGAGATGTCGGAAATATTTGTTGGATTTGCCGGTGTCTATGGCGACCGATGCTACGCTTTCAAGAGTTCATCAGCCCGTAAAGGAGCTCCCTATTTAACAGCAAGCACGCAGCAGCACATGCTGCGTTACCGCCCGCAGTTTCGTTATCCGGAACGGGCGGCTGAACCGCCAAATTTGACCGAGGCTATGAGCATCGAACCCGGTATAACCTATGCCAATGGCGACATCGGTGATCTGATGGTGGATGTCATTACGCCTTCAGGAACGATCGTCGCCATTGATGATCCAAAACTTGTGCACATGCTCAGCGAAGGACTTAGTGCACAACATCAACTTTCGCTGGTTCGATCGGATCGCGCGCTAACCGACTGCCGCCCGGTTTCGTTGATAAGCATGCAAACCGTCAAACAGTGTGAAGCCGAGATGAAGATCCCGCTTGATAAGCGACGGTTTCGGGCAAACCTGTACGTTGATCTTTCTGCGGGTGCCGGTTTTGCCGAAGATGAATTTGTTGGCCGTAAACTGCGCATCGGTTCACAGGCGGTTGTCGCGATGCTCGAACGTGATCCGCGCTGCAAGATGCTCTCACTTGATCCCGACACCGGCGAACACAACCCGGATATACTTCGAAAAATCGTCAACACACACGATAATTTTGCGGGAGTTTATTGCGCTGTTCTGGTTGAGGGAAAGATTGCGAAGGGTGATTCGGTGGAAATTTTGGATTAA
- a CDS encoding RNA-binding protein, producing MEKKPSNKLVDGAKCKVIGSVHEGKSGTLTDIKTGKTGHISITVVQSNGVRFKTLAKNVVVVKK from the coding sequence ATGGAAAAGAAACCATCGAATAAACTAGTTGACGGAGCAAAATGCAAAGTAATCGGCAGCGTTCACGAGGGAAAATCCGGAACATTAACCGATATTAAAACCGGCAAGACAGGCCATATTTCGATTACCGTTGTGCAGTCAAACGGCGTCAGATTCAAGACGCTGGCAAAAAATGTCGTTGTTGTGAAGAAGTAA
- a CDS encoding prolyl oligopeptidase family serine peptidase, with the protein MINKKMYMKFTEKYGTDVFQEGDLYIPNKKPLAILCLYHGGFWLMPYGREQLTPIAIDLARKGFIVWNVEYRRIGAVGGGWHGTFDDVISSINHLKTLCRKYHHFDLTKVVVIGHSAGGQLAIWSGKQYENRSFTADMLQIRPNQIIGLAPVVNLEKAFKNKLGNNSVFQLLGGSPKDVPERYACTDPMRMVPLNTPQLLIHGSLDDELPIEWTRDYVRSTQVAGSDIEYIEINDGGHMDFVDPDSNSISILYNWLLCKYNVSEITK; encoded by the coding sequence TTGATTAACAAAAAAATGTATATGAAGTTTACTGAAAAGTATGGTACTGATGTTTTTCAAGAAGGTGATTTGTACATACCAAATAAAAAACCATTAGCCATACTTTGTCTCTATCATGGCGGATTCTGGCTGATGCCGTACGGCCGGGAACAGTTAACACCAATCGCAATTGATTTGGCCCGCAAAGGTTTTATAGTATGGAATGTGGAATATCGGCGGATTGGTGCAGTTGGAGGAGGATGGCACGGCACATTTGATGACGTTATTTCTTCGATAAATCATCTCAAAACCCTTTGCCGAAAATATCATCATTTTGATTTAACGAAGGTTGTTGTAATCGGCCACTCGGCGGGCGGACAACTGGCAATATGGTCAGGGAAACAATATGAGAACCGTTCTTTTACTGCTGATATGCTGCAAATTAGACCTAATCAGATTATTGGGCTGGCTCCCGTTGTAAATCTTGAGAAAGCATTTAAGAATAAACTTGGCAACAACTCAGTATTTCAACTGCTTGGCGGTTCTCCCAAAGATGTTCCTGAGCGATATGCTTGTACTGACCCGATGAGAATGGTACCGTTAAATACTCCTCAGTTGTTGATACACGGAAGTCTTGATGATGAATTGCCGATTGAATGGACACGAGACTACGTGCGTTCTACCCAAGTTGCAGGCAGCGATATTGAGTACATAGAAATAAATGATGGGGGGCACATGGACTTTGTTGATCCTGATAGTAATTCTATTTCGATTTTGTATAATTGGTTGCTTTGTAAATACAATGTGAGTGAGATTACTAAATAA
- a CDS encoding DUF1211 domain-containing protein, with translation MKKGRLEAFSDGVLAIIITIMVLEMKVPHGHDLASLQPLIPVFISYILSFIYIGIYWNNHHHLLHTVNEVSAGVLWANLHLLFWLSLVPFVTGWMGENRFEPIPVALYGVILLMAAIAYWILQTQILQKHGSQSILAKAIGKDLKGKISPLLYIVAILSAYFSSWIAGGIYVLVALIWIIPDKRIERVFNEATDIRP, from the coding sequence ATGAAAAAAGGAAGACTAGAAGCATTTAGTGACGGAGTACTGGCCATCATCATTACCATTATGGTCTTGGAAATGAAAGTTCCGCACGGCCATGATCTGGCTTCGCTTCAACCGCTTATTCCTGTCTTTATCAGTTATATTCTGAGTTTTATCTATATAGGAATTTATTGGAATAACCATCACCACTTGCTGCATACTGTGAACGAGGTGAGCGCCGGCGTGTTGTGGGCGAACCTGCATTTGCTTTTTTGGTTGTCCTTAGTTCCTTTTGTGACGGGCTGGATGGGAGAGAATCGCTTTGAACCTATTCCGGTGGCGTTGTATGGAGTTATCCTGTTAATGGCCGCAATTGCTTACTGGATATTGCAGACTCAGATATTGCAAAAACACGGCAGTCAATCGATACTCGCGAAAGCCATAGGAAAAGATCTAAAAGGTAAAATATCGCCCCTACTTTATATTGTTGCTATTTTATCCGCGTATTTTAGTTCCTGGATTGCGGGAGGCATTTATGTTCTTGTGGCTTTGATCTGGATCATTCCGGATAAACGAATAGAACGTGTATTCAACGAGGCAACAGATATCAGACCGTAA
- a CDS encoding histidine kinase: MTQAKPFLQRLDFQWFASFALWTLFAALSLGQAYYFSSNSGQVFPFYSRLVFELCNAYVWALLSPLIFFLGRRYPIEKPALFRHIGYHAVLSLFIGLIHKAASFYGSVTMAPPANPITSDIIFLKITGGWVSSVIIYWIILGIFSALDYARRFREQKLFATRLEAQLATAQLNALKMQLQPHFLFNTLHSIASLMEEDVKAAQRMLARLSELLRLTLDHVGEQEVPLFKEIEFLKSYLDIEEIRFHDRLRIEYRLSPDTMNAKVPSLILQPLVENAIRHGIAPKVNGGTVLISAALDKDTMKLEVRDDGRGAPAVKHGVGLSNTNKRLEQLYGSRQSFTWKNLPEGGFAVSISLPFMKADDNDVDKN; the protein is encoded by the coding sequence ATGACCCAAGCAAAACCCTTTCTGCAGCGCCTCGATTTTCAGTGGTTTGCATCGTTCGCGTTATGGACGCTTTTTGCCGCTCTTTCACTCGGCCAGGCGTACTATTTCAGCTCTAATTCCGGCCAGGTTTTTCCTTTTTATTCCAGGCTGGTGTTCGAGTTATGCAACGCTTATGTTTGGGCGCTATTGTCGCCGCTTATATTTTTTCTTGGCCGCCGGTATCCAATCGAAAAGCCTGCGCTTTTTCGACATATCGGCTATCATGCCGTGTTATCGTTATTCATTGGTTTGATCCACAAGGCCGCGTCTTTCTATGGATCCGTCACGATGGCGCCGCCGGCCAATCCTATAACGTCGGATATTATTTTTTTGAAAATCACGGGCGGATGGGTGAGCAGCGTGATCATTTACTGGATCATCCTCGGTATATTTTCCGCGCTGGATTATGCGAGACGATTTCGCGAACAGAAATTATTTGCGACACGTCTCGAAGCCCAGTTGGCCACAGCACAACTTAACGCGCTCAAAATGCAGCTGCAGCCGCATTTTTTATTCAATACGCTTCATTCTATTGCTTCCCTCATGGAAGAAGACGTCAAAGCCGCTCAACGTATGCTGGCCCGGTTGAGCGAACTTCTGCGTTTGACGCTGGATCACGTCGGTGAACAGGAAGTTCCCCTATTTAAGGAAATTGAATTCTTAAAAAGTTATCTCGACATCGAAGAAATTCGTTTCCATGACCGGCTGCGCATTGAGTATCGTTTATCTCCCGACACCATGAACGCGAAAGTGCCGTCACTGATACTCCAGCCGCTCGTCGAAAATGCTATCCGCCACGGCATCGCGCCTAAAGTGAACGGCGGCACAGTCCTGATTTCAGCAGCGCTTGACAAGGATACAATGAAACTTGAAGTTCGCGACGACGGGCGCGGCGCGCCTGCCGTTAAACATGGCGTCGGTTTGTCGAACACCAATAAACGATTGGAACAGTTGTACGGTTCACGCCAGAGCTTCACGTGGAAAAACCTGCCGGAAGGCGGATTTGCCGTATCGATATCGCTGCCCTTCATGAAAGCTGACGACAATGACGTTGACAAAAATTAA
- a CDS encoding response regulator transcription factor — protein sequence MTLTKIKTIIVDDEALARRRIKKLLAARADADVVAECNNGNDAIASIESLKPDLVFLDIQMPEIGGFELIERLDVKNFPVIIFVTAHDSYALKAFDINAVDYILKPFDDERFYHALDRACELIEQKETGAWAKRVFKMLNGLQQEAGAAASARTNYLDRIVIKTSGRIHFAPTDAIDWIEASGKYLDLHAGKNVHRIRESMNDLEQKLDPKKFLRIHRSYIINISRIREMQSWHKGEYMVILENDTKLVTGRGYRDNLNLLLNRPA from the coding sequence ATGACGTTGACAAAAATTAAAACCATCATCGTAGACGATGAAGCATTAGCGCGGCGCCGCATAAAAAAATTACTTGCGGCCAGAGCCGATGCAGACGTCGTGGCGGAATGCAATAACGGCAACGACGCAATCGCTTCGATCGAAAGCCTGAAACCCGATTTGGTTTTTCTGGATATTCAAATGCCGGAGATCGGCGGATTCGAATTGATCGAGCGTTTGGATGTAAAAAATTTTCCGGTGATCATTTTCGTAACGGCGCATGACAGCTACGCCCTCAAGGCGTTCGACATTAATGCCGTAGATTATATTCTTAAACCGTTCGACGACGAACGGTTTTATCATGCGCTGGACCGGGCTTGTGAACTCATCGAACAAAAAGAAACCGGAGCCTGGGCGAAACGGGTATTTAAAATGCTGAACGGACTGCAGCAGGAAGCCGGAGCGGCGGCCTCTGCCAGAACAAACTACCTCGACCGCATTGTGATCAAAACATCGGGGCGAATCCATTTTGCACCGACCGACGCCATTGACTGGATCGAAGCCTCGGGCAAGTATCTCGACCTTCATGCGGGTAAAAATGTACACCGAATCCGAGAGTCCATGAACGATCTTGAACAGAAGTTAGATCCAAAGAAATTCCTGCGTATTCACCGCTCCTATATTATCAATATCAGCCGCATTCGTGAAATGCAATCCTGGCACAAGGGTGAATATATGGTGATCCTTGAAAACGACACGAAGCTTGTTACCGGACGCGGCTACCGCGATAATCTGAACCTTTTACTGAACCGCCCTGCTTAA
- a CDS encoding helix-turn-helix transcriptional regulator — protein sequence MNSTTYDWWPYLYGAILFQGLFLGFILLTAKKGNPSANRYLALIMFMFALATAERVAAVSGLKELWPHLLFVSSPFWFILPPLYYFYARIFVGDPIRFSAVHVLHAVPLVIVIIYLIPSYSLPAETKLKFIREPDLIYDHLETFLYSTFYYGQSLVYLWLSIVTLRHSANRKLDGKWHLILYSIFTVYVSFSGIQSVYFFITHEHLIQFRMWGIPIYAIVIYSLAYTAMVKPEKLFIPTWKLLEQKDGRLSAPEMENIIRRLENLMTTEKLYLDCNLKYSDVAARLGISVRALSHALNVHAGESFNDYVNSYRIQEAKYQMLDGKLKRETILSVAFKSGFSTKSSFNRIFKSNTGLTPTEFLQITQPQAEHRTYTN from the coding sequence ATGAATTCCACAACGTATGACTGGTGGCCGTATCTTTACGGCGCAATCCTTTTTCAAGGTTTATTTTTAGGTTTCATTCTATTAACCGCCAAAAAGGGAAATCCGTCGGCGAACCGTTATCTCGCACTGATTATGTTCATGTTCGCGCTGGCGACGGCGGAACGTGTCGCCGCCGTTTCAGGCTTAAAAGAACTGTGGCCGCATTTGTTATTTGTCTCTTCCCCTTTCTGGTTTATTCTGCCGCCTTTATATTATTTTTATGCGCGCATTTTCGTGGGCGATCCGATTCGGTTTTCAGCCGTTCATGTACTCCATGCGGTTCCTCTTGTTATCGTCATCATCTACCTCATACCGTCCTATTCGTTGCCTGCGGAAACCAAACTCAAATTTATTCGTGAACCGGATCTGATCTACGATCATCTGGAAACTTTTCTTTATTCAACATTTTATTACGGGCAAAGCCTGGTGTACTTGTGGTTATCGATAGTTACCTTGAGACACAGCGCCAATCGTAAATTGGACGGCAAATGGCATTTGATCTTGTATTCGATCTTTACGGTATATGTGTCGTTCAGCGGTATTCAATCTGTATATTTTTTTATTACCCATGAACATCTGATTCAATTTCGTATGTGGGGAATCCCAATTTACGCAATCGTTATTTATTCTCTTGCCTATACGGCAATGGTCAAACCCGAAAAACTATTCATTCCGACATGGAAATTACTCGAACAAAAAGACGGCCGTTTATCGGCGCCTGAAATGGAGAACATTATCCGCCGGCTTGAAAACCTGATGACAACTGAAAAACTTTATTTGGACTGCAATCTGAAATATTCCGACGTCGCCGCCAGACTCGGTATCAGCGTTCGCGCGCTCTCCCATGCGCTCAATGTGCATGCCGGCGAGTCGTTTAATGATTACGTCAACTCGTACCGGATACAGGAAGCGAAGTACCAAATGCTGGACGGTAAACTGAAAAGAGAAACCATTCTCTCCGTCGCATTTAAAAGCGGATTTTCAACCAAAAGCTCGTTTAATCGTATCTTCAAAAGTAATACCGGCCTGACGCCGACTGAATTTCTACAGATAACCCAACCTCAAGCGGAACACCGCACGTATACGAACTAG
- a CDS encoding MBL fold metallo-hydrolase, producing the protein MFTLRNEFYSRLTCLMLTLILSVSSVLAETDSSGTRARTVSKVAEGVYMIRHKDAPDGFPQGNTTVIIGEREVLVVDACYLPSSAKEDIAQIRQWTNKPVRYLLNTHWHYDHTMGNGTYAEAFPSITIIAHAETRKQMEGYNPGWFERYPGRADIFKRYVETGKDANGNPLSEQDKIDYREYIEGIEPVYAEFKLIKDRMPNLTFDDAVTIDIGNREIQIKHLGKGNTAGDAVVYLPKEKILITGDLLDHPVPYLGGGYPSQFAKTLRKMAQMDAETFIPGHGNVIKGKVYLNLVADFIQTVVDEVSKAIHRIGNGPRKLEEVRESVHKSIDFNAWKKKIVGENKADGDFFDSFSVQGIVTAAYAEAWGR; encoded by the coding sequence ATGTTCACTCTGCGAAATGAATTTTATTCAAGGCTTACCTGCCTGATGCTGACTTTGATACTTTCCGTATCATCCGTTCTGGCCGAAACGGACTCATCAGGCACCCGTGCACGTACCGTATCAAAGGTTGCCGAAGGTGTGTACATGATCCGGCACAAAGATGCGCCGGACGGTTTTCCGCAGGGTAATACTACGGTCATAATCGGCGAGCGTGAAGTATTGGTGGTTGATGCGTGTTACCTGCCCTCCTCCGCAAAAGAAGACATCGCACAGATTCGCCAATGGACCAACAAACCGGTTCGGTACCTGCTCAATACCCACTGGCACTATGATCATACTATGGGAAACGGTACGTATGCCGAAGCTTTTCCTTCGATCACGATCATTGCGCACGCGGAAACGCGGAAACAAATGGAAGGATATAATCCGGGATGGTTCGAGCGGTATCCCGGCCGCGCAGATATATTTAAGCGGTATGTTGAAACGGGAAAAGATGCCAACGGTAACCCATTGTCGGAACAAGACAAGATTGATTATCGGGAATATATTGAGGGAATTGAACCCGTTTATGCGGAATTCAAATTAATTAAAGACCGTATGCCTAATCTCACATTTGACGATGCAGTGACAATTGATATCGGAAATCGGGAAATACAGATCAAACATCTCGGCAAGGGAAACACCGCCGGCGACGCCGTAGTCTATTTACCAAAAGAAAAAATTTTGATAACGGGCGATCTGCTCGATCATCCCGTGCCCTATCTCGGCGGAGGCTATCCGTCGCAATTCGCAAAAACACTTCGGAAAATGGCGCAGATGGATGCGGAAACCTTTATTCCCGGCCACGGTAACGTAATTAAAGGGAAAGTATATCTGAACCTCGTCGCAGATTTTATACAAACCGTTGTCGATGAAGTTAGTAAAGCGATCCACCGGATCGGAAACGGCCCCCGCAAACTGGAAGAGGTTCGGGAGTCCGTTCATAAATCCATCGACTTCAACGCTTGGAAAAAGAAAATCGTAGGCGAGAATAAAGCAGACGGCGATTTCTTTGACAGCTTCAGTGTGCAGGGAATTGTGACTGCCGCTTACGCGGAAGCCTGGGGGAGATGA
- a CDS encoding ankyrin repeat domain-containing protein gives MKLVQEFVGAAHKDFDKVKAMLLETPDLLNAVNNLGGWDWEDAIGAAGHVGIREEALFLLEQGARPTISVAAMLGNLEIVKAYIAAFPQMKDAVGPHKISLMRHAKAGDEHALHVVEYLKSIGAKE, from the coding sequence GTGAAACTTGTGCAGGAATTTGTCGGCGCGGCGCATAAGGACTTTGACAAGGTCAAAGCCATGCTGCTTGAAACGCCCGACCTGCTCAATGCCGTTAATAACCTCGGCGGATGGGACTGGGAAGACGCCATCGGCGCCGCAGGCCACGTGGGAATTCGCGAAGAAGCGCTGTTTCTGCTCGAACAAGGCGCGCGCCCGACGATATCCGTTGCCGCGATGCTGGGAAATCTGGAGATCGTGAAAGCATACATCGCCGCCTTTCCGCAAATGAAAGACGCTGTGGGTCCGCACAAGATCTCCCTGATGCGCCACGCCAAAGCCGGCGACGAACATGCTTTGCATGTGGTGGAATACCTGAAGTCTATCGGAGCTAAAGAATAG
- a CDS encoding porin family protein: MTNPARVPTFKSPIVVLFYCRMINHERSKWTPTITLYEAFMKHLCLFLILFISSFPCSAQDLKGTIPVGGGISVNYTRTEFADKYLSLWINPKVGKYLTDCDVFGFSIWDNYYWNSVSYDSVTLHDRDHSFSFNPFWRRDFPTSDRFGFYIQCQAGLGYSKRRNAFPGGHNTDKTIDFMARINPGLYYFITDRLAFEGVFGAASLNSTFMRVNGHKGTRTDMNLSFGTTTFGIGLQYYFMK, encoded by the coding sequence TTGACAAATCCTGCCCGGGTGCCTACATTCAAATCGCCCATCGTAGTTCTTTTCTATTGTAGGATGATCAATCATGAGAGATCTAAGTGGACCCCAACAATCACCTTATATGAGGCCTTTATGAAACATCTATGTCTATTTCTTATTCTGTTTATTTCCAGCTTTCCGTGCTCGGCCCAAGATTTAAAGGGAACGATTCCTGTTGGAGGCGGAATTAGCGTTAATTATACCAGAACGGAGTTTGCCGACAAATATTTATCCTTGTGGATCAATCCAAAGGTTGGGAAATACCTCACGGATTGCGATGTTTTTGGATTTAGCATTTGGGATAATTATTATTGGAATTCGGTTTCTTATGACTCTGTTACATTGCATGATAGGGATCATTCCTTTTCATTCAATCCATTCTGGCGACGTGATTTTCCAACCTCAGATCGGTTTGGTTTCTATATACAGTGTCAGGCCGGCTTAGGATATTCAAAACGCAGGAATGCATTCCCGGGCGGTCATAATACGGATAAAACCATTGATTTTATGGCAAGGATAAACCCAGGGCTCTATTACTTTATAACCGATCGTTTAGCTTTTGAAGGTGTTTTCGGCGCCGCATCGCTGAATTCAACCTTTATGCGCGTAAATGGCCACAAGGGAACCCGCACGGATATGAATCTTAGCTTTGGTACAACGACTTTTGGCATAGGACTTCAATATTACTTTATGAAATGA
- a CDS encoding VOC family protein, with protein sequence MKKVTGIGGIFFKCKDPAKLREWYKANLGLNTNRYGAVFEWYQGADSTKKGFTQWSPFKETTKYFEPSTKDFMINYRVENVEALIEELKKNGVTVLDTVQSFDYGKFVHILDPEGNNIELWEPNDIEYEKLGIQFGAKTTK encoded by the coding sequence ATTAAAAAGGTTACGGGAATAGGCGGCATTTTTTTCAAATGCAAAGACCCCGCCAAATTGAGAGAATGGTATAAGGCCAATCTCGGACTAAATACCAATCGATATGGAGCCGTGTTCGAATGGTATCAAGGTGCGGACAGCACAAAGAAAGGATTTACTCAATGGAGCCCTTTTAAGGAAACAACGAAATACTTTGAGCCTTCGACAAAAGATTTTATGATCAATTACAGGGTTGAAAACGTCGAAGCGCTTATAGAAGAATTGAAGAAAAACGGAGTGACCGTTTTGGACACCGTTCAATCGTTTGACTACGGGAAATTTGTTCACATCCTTGACCCGGAAGGGAACAATATCGAACTGTGGGAACCGAATGATATCGAATATGAAAAATTAGGAATTCAATTTGGCGCCAAGACGACAAAATAA